The following proteins are co-located in the Octopus sinensis unplaced genomic scaffold, ASM634580v1 Contig15636_ERROPOS46385, whole genome shotgun sequence genome:
- the LOC115230488 gene encoding acyl-CoA-binding domain-containing protein 6-like: MDVNKIISKIWNGDFEDVKRFIKENPETVNRKNSKGVTVLMAACEQGNKELITLLTESGADLNIGNEKNQTALHYAVEK, translated from the exons atggatgtaaataaaattataagcaaGATTTGGAATGGGGACTTTGAAGATGTGAAACGATTTATCAAAGAAAATCCTGAAACA gTCAACAGGAAAAATTCAAAAGGTGTTACGGTTCTCATGGCTGCCTGTGAACAAGGCAATAAAGAGTTAATAACCTTATTGACAGAATCTGGCGCTGATCTCAACATCGGCAACGAAAAGAACCAGACAGCATTGCATTATGCTGTGGAGAAGTAA
- the LOC118761608 gene encoding zinc finger protein 135-like isoform X1 — protein MTDYSLIMNNLTEPKTPDTKEKPYHCDICGKSFSNCGNLTKHKRTHTGGKPYHCDVCGKSFSQNGHLTHQKHIHTGEKPYQCNIYGKSFPESAPLRSHKRVHTGEKPYHCDICGRSFSQRSNLTTHTYTHTGEKPFHCDICDKSFASNSVLTNHKRSHTGENPYQCDICGKSFSRTDTVTRHKRIHTEEKPYQCDICGKSFSQGGDVLKHKRTHTGEKPYHCTICGRSFSGSSDLIKHKRIHTGEKPYHCNICGKSFSTNSYLISHKCINTEENPYQCDICGKSFSHNKTLNNHRRIHTGEKPYHCYICGKSFSQSGVLSKHKRTHTGKKPHDCDIW, from the exons ATGACAGATTATTCTCTCATAATGAATAATTTGACTGAACCAAAAACCCCTGATACaaaagagaagccatatcattgtgatatctgtggtaaatcattttctaattgtggtaacttgactaaacacaaacgtacacatacaggagggaaaccatatcactgtgatgtctgtggtaaatcattctcgcaAAATGGTCATTTGACTCATCAAAaacatattcatactggggaaaaaccatatcagtgtaataTCTATGGTAAATCATTTCCTGAGTCTGCTCCCTTGAGatcacacaaacgtgttcatacaggagagaagccatatcactgtgatatttgtggtaggtcattctctcaaaggagtaacttgactacacacacatacacacatacaggagagaagccatttcattgtgatatctgtgataaatcgttCGCTAGCAATAGTGTATTGACTAATCACAAACGCAGTCATACTGGGGAAAatccatatcagtgtgatatctgcggtaaatcattttccAGAACTGACACTGTCActcgtcacaaacgtattcatactgaggaaaaaccgtatcagtgtgatatctgtggtaaatcattttctcaaggTGGTGACGTgcttaaacacaaacgtactcatacaggtgagaagccctatcattgtactatctgtggtagatcatttTCTGGAAGTAGTGACTtgattaaacacaaacgtatacatacgggagagaaaccgtatcattgtaatatctgtggtaaat CATTCTCTACAAATAGCTATTTGATTAGTCACAAATGTATTAATACTGAAGAAaacccatatcagtgtgatatttgtggtaaatcattttctcacaaCAAGACTTTAAAtaatcacagacgtattcatacaggagagaagccatatcattgttatatttgtggtaaatcattctcccaaagTGGGGTCTtgtctaaacacaaacgtacccaTACAGGGAAGAAACCACATGATTGTGATatctggtga
- the LOC118761608 gene encoding zinc finger protein 2 homolog isoform X2, which produces MTDYSLIMNNLTEPKTPDTKEKPYHCDICGKSFSNCGNLTKHKRTHTGGKPYHCDVCGKSFSQNGHLTHQKHIHTGEKPYQCNIYGKSFPESAPLRSHKRVHTGEKPYHCDICGRSFSQRSNLTTHTYTHTGEKPFHCDICDKSFASNSVLTNHKRSHTGENPYQCDICGKSFSGSSDLIKHKRIHTGEKPYHCNICGKSFSTNSYLISHKCINTEENPYQCDICGKSFSHNKTLNNHRRIHTGEKPYHCYICGKSFSQSGVLSKHKRTHTGKKPHDCDIW; this is translated from the exons ATGACAGATTATTCTCTCATAATGAATAATTTGACTGAACCAAAAACCCCTGATACaaaagagaagccatatcattgtgatatctgtggtaaatcattttctaattgtggtaacttgactaaacacaaacgtacacatacaggagggaaaccatatcactgtgatgtctgtggtaaatcattctcgcaAAATGGTCATTTGACTCATCAAAaacatattcatactggggaaaaaccatatcagtgtaataTCTATGGTAAATCATTTCCTGAGTCTGCTCCCTTGAGatcacacaaacgtgttcatacaggagagaagccatatcactgtgatatttgtggtaggtcattctctcaaaggagtaacttgactacacacacatacacacatacaggagagaagccatttcattgtgatatctgtgataaatcgttCGCTAGCAATAGTGTATTGACTAATCACAAACGCAGTCATACTGGGGAAAatccatatcagtgtgatatctgcggtaa atcatttTCTGGAAGTAGTGACTtgattaaacacaaacgtatacatacgggagagaaaccgtatcattgtaatatctgtggtaaat CATTCTCTACAAATAGCTATTTGATTAGTCACAAATGTATTAATACTGAAGAAaacccatatcagtgtgatatttgtggtaaatcattttctcacaaCAAGACTTTAAAtaatcacagacgtattcatacaggagagaagccatatcattgttatatttgtggtaaatcattctcccaaagTGGGGTCTtgtctaaacacaaacgtacccaTACAGGGAAGAAACCACATGATTGTGATatctggtga